CCACTGGTAATGGTTTTGGGCAATTCAATGATTATCCCGGTTTTACCTGATATACGAAACGCGCTTAACCTTAACCAGGTGGAGGTAAGCCTGATTATCACACTTTTTTCCCTGCCTGCAGGTATAACTATTCCCGTCGCCGGCTTCCTTTCCGACCGTTACGGCAGGAAAAACGTAATCATTCCTGCTTTAATAGCCTACGGTACAGGTGGAGTAATAGCCGCCCTGGCCCCAGTTTTTCTTGCAAATAAAGCGTTCCCTCTTATTCTTGCCGGAAGAGTTGTGCAGGGAATTGGCGCGGCCGGTACCGCGCCGATTGCCATGACTTTGTGCGGAGACATTTTCCAGGGAAAAGAAAGAAGCAGGTCTTTGGGAGCAATAGAATCTTCAAACGGGCTGGGAAAGGTTATCAGCCCTGTGCTGGGTTCGGCAGTCGGTCTCATTTCCTGGTATGCTGCTTTTGCCTTTTTCCCCGCCGTAGTAATTCCTGTAATTATTGCCGTCTGGCTTATTGTCAGAGAGCCGGAGTCTGTTAATCGACAGCAAAAAATAAAAGAATATTTCAAATCGTTTAAAGAAACGGTTAAAAACAGGGCCGGATTGCTTCTTGCATCTTACCTATCCGGCGCGGCAGTCCTGATGATTCTTTTCGGAGTTTTATTCTTCCTTTCAGAATACTTAGAGCAACGCTTCGGACTGGACGGAATCAAGAAAGGGATTGTGCTGTCGGTACCGGTTCTGTTCATGAGTATAACGTCTTTTATCACCGGCTTTATTATAAAAAAGAAGAAAACCCTGATGAAGTTAACAACAGTTGCCGGCTTGGCAACAATTACAATTCCCCTCTCTTTGCTACCCTTTACAAGCAGTCAGGTTGCTTACCTTATTGCCTTTTCATTAACAGGCGTAGGTGCCGGTATGGTACTTCCCTGCCTCAACATGCTTGTAACAAGTGCAGCACCTACAGAGGAACGCGGGCTGGTTACGTCTTTATACGGCAGTGTCAGGTTTTTTGGCGTTGCCTTTGGTCCCCCGGCCTGCGGCTTTTTAATGACCAGAAGCACCGGTCTGTTATTCTGGAGTTCCGCCGCCCTTTCGCTGCTTGCCTGCCTGTTTGTCTTAATGCTCTTAAAAACTCAAGGCCGGACGGAAGAACAAAAAAAAGGCAATTTATTTATATTCAGCCCGGCAGTTGCCAGAAAACCTTTAAAATAGCAATGTCCCTGCGTCATAAACGTTATATTCTTAAATATTATTTGATATTGCGAAGCCTTTCTTTTTGTTCTTTTAAAGGCACTTCATACTGGCTGTTTAACATGCTCAGTACTTTAGACCATTCTTCCCGGAATCCGGGCTGTTTTTCTGGATCTGCTTTTAACTTTGTACCGGTCCTTCTTTCAAGAGATTTTACAGTTGCGTTGATCTTTGCCGCAAACCCTTCTTTAAACTGGCTATAGGTCTGAGCAAGGGCCTGCTCGTAATATTGAAAAAGGTACTTGAGCTGGCTGTAAGCTTTTTCAAGCGACTGCCTGTCTTTCTTTAACAGGGAAAGCCCTTTCATTGCCTTCTGGCTGCTTTCCAGGCTTAACCTGTCTACAGGAAGATAAATGTTATTTAAAAAGGTTTCCTGTGCCCCTTCTATTACGTACTGCCTTACATTTTCCGGGTATTTACCGATTTCGGCAAGAAGATCAAAGTCTTTTTCTCTTAAAAATCTGGCAGCCAGGGCTTTGCCTGCCGGCTCATACTCCATTCTTTCTATTTCAGATTGAGGCACTTCTTTCCTTTGGTTAAAACGCTGTAGAGCCATTTCATAGGCAGATTTGATTTTGTCCAAAAGATAACCCTCCCTGATTATTTACTTTATTACAAGCCGGCGCAACAATATTACCGGGACTGGAATCAACAGCACCGTTGAAATCAGGATCCATAGAAAATCCCCCAAAAGTGCAGGGCTCAAATTACCCGTAACCAGCCCCCTGGTCAGGTTTACGACATGATAAAGGGGACTGATCCAGGCCATTTTTTGCACATAACCAGGCATGCCCGTAAGGGGGAAAAAAACGCCTGAGAAAAGGAAAAGCGGGGTCATGATAAGAGAAAAGAAATAGTTAAAACTATCTATGTTCGGCACCAGGCCGGTCCATGTCATAGAGATAGCCGCAAAAAGCAGGCCGGAAATGGCCATTAGAGGCGGAACCAGTAGCGCCCATGGCGATGATACCAGGCCGACCGAAGCAACTACCAGGAGAATTACCGTACCGTATAAAACGGCTTTAAAGGCTCCAAAAAGCATGTCCCCAGCTACCACGTCTTCAATTCCAGCCGGGGTTGCAATAATTGCCTGGTAAATTTTCTGAAACTCTAGCCTGATAAAAATTCCGTACGTACACTCGTAGGAAGTGGCAAACATTGCCGAAGAGGCAATAAGGCCCGGGGCCAGATAATTCAGGTAAGGAATGCCTTCCATTGGCTGAACGTAAGCCCCCAGACCAAAACCGAGGGCTCCTAAATAAAAGAGCGGTTCAAAGAAATTAAACGAAATGCTTACCCTCCAGGTTTTCCGGTAAACCATGAAATTTCTTTTAAAAACTTGCCATACCAGTTTTGACAGGCAGTGTTGCATCATTATCATCCTGCCAACTCTTTTCCGGTAAGTTTTAAGAATACATCTTCGAGTGTGGCGTAGCGCATTGTCTGGTAAGAAAACTGCAAAGCCAACGGCCTGAGCGCTTCCATTAGGCTTTGTCCGTCACTAGGGTAAATAAACAGTGTATCCCCTATTACCATGTAGCCTTTGATTTTATCGCCGGCGGTAAAAACGATTTTTTCCATTAATTCCGCTCCCCGGCCGATCTCAAGAATCTGCTCTCCAATGTGTTTTTTTATAAGCTGATGTGGCGGTCCTTCTTCCAGTATTTTGCCGTCGTCAATAAATACAATCCGGTCGCAAAGCTGCGATGCTTCCTCCATATAGTGGGTGGTAAGAAGAAGTGTCACACCATTTTCTTTCAGCTTCCTCAGCCTCTGCCAGACAAGATGCCTTGCCTGGGGATCGAGCCCGGTGGTAGGTTCATCCAGGACCAGTATTTCGGGCGAATTTATCAATGCCCTGGCTATAGCCAGCCTTCTCTTCATTCCACCGGACAGTTTATCGACCTTTTCCTTTTTATAGCCGGTAAGATCAAAAAAATCCAGCAACTCTTCTGCCTTGCCCAGGGCCGTCCGGGCCGGAATATCGAAAAATCCTGCATAAACAAGCAGGTTTTCGAGAACTGTAAGGTCTGGGTCCAAATTGTTGTCCTGGGCCACCACGCCTATCCTTCTTTTTATGTCCCTTGGCCTTGTTCTGACGTCCATGCCCAGAACAAGCAAAGTGCCCGCAGTTATGCTTGTAAAGCAATAAATCATCTTTACTGTTGAAGATTTGCCGGCGCCATTCGGGCCGAGCAGGCCGAAGCATTCACGCGGTTTAACGCAAAAGCTGATTTCCTTGACAACCCTTTTGCCGTTGTATTCTTTTACGATGTTGCGGGCATCAATCACATTATCCAAGGTGCCAGAAACCTCCGCTCCAAGGCAAAAAGACCTGATTTTGTTGCCAATTACTATTATAACTTCAGTCATTACTTTGGTCAAACTTTCTCAAATTTTATTAAAATTTGCTTAATTTTTAATAAATTAAGAGGATTGCTATAAAAACCGTCGAAAAAATTAACAAACCGCATGTAAAGGAGGGCCTTCAGATTAAAATTTTTAACATTCACAAAAGAATATGTGACAACACAGACAATGTAGCTTTAATCTACCATGACGAAAATGTTACCTACGACGAACTGGAAAACAATATCGAGCAATTTGCCAGGTTCTTCATGCAACGTGGGCTGGCAAAAGGTGACAGAGTTATTATTGCTCTTCCCAACTGTCCAGAGTTCATTTATTCTTACCTCGGTGCAGCGCGCGCCGGGGGCATTGCCGTACCGCTTAACCTTCTTCATACTCCCCGGGAACTTGCCTTTATCATTAAAGATTCCGGGGCGAAGTTCCTGATTACAAATCAATTTATCGGCCAGCAGATTAAGCAACTGCCGAACCTTGATCTTACCGTTACTATCCTTGACGAAAATAGCATCAAAGAAATACTTTCCTCCCCTCCCGCTGCTTTCCCGGAGGTTAAATCCGAAGATACCTGTACATTCTTGTATACCTCAGGAACTACCGGACAGCCTAAGGCCGTCATGCTGAGTCATGACAATTTAATTGGCAATGTAATATCAATGGACGAAGCCGCTAAATTCGGGCGGGATGAAAACTTTCTTGTGGTTTTGCCCATGTTTCACAGTTTCGGGTGGTCCACCAGCGTCCTCTTGCCCCTGTATATAGGCTGTACTGCAACCATTATTGATACTTTCAGGCCTAAAGAACTGCTACAGATTTTATCTAAAGAAAGAATCACCATTTTTTGCGGCGTACCAAGCATGTTCACGGTCCTTTTAAAAACGCGCCGGCAGACAACTTTCCCTACTCTTAAGTACGCCATTTCCGGAGGGGATTCCATTTCTGAGGAACATATGCTGGCCTTTGAAAAACTGTTCAATTTTCCAGTTATTGAAGGTTACGGCCTTTCAGAGGCTTCACCGGTAGTTTGTCTGAACCCTCTTTATGGTGTTCGCAAAATCAAGTCCATCGGGGTTCCCCTGCCCGGCGTTGAAGTTAAAGTGGCTGACGATGATGACCGGGAACTGCCTTCAGGCGAGATCGGCGAATTGCTGGTAAAGGGCCCAAATGTTATGAAGGGGTATTACAATAGGGAAGAAGAAACCAGATCAGCCCTAAAAGGGGGATGGCTGCACACGGGCGACCTGGCCTACCGGGATCAGGACGGTTATTTTTATATAGTCGGCCGTAAGAAGGAATTAATAATAACCTCTGGTTTCAACGTTTATCCCAAAGAGGTGGAGGAAGTGCTTACGGCCCACCCAACGGTGGCCGAAGCTGCAGTAATCGGTGTACCCCACCCGGTAAAGGGCGAATCGATCAAAGCGTTTATAGTACCGGAAGAAGGCCGGACACCGGATAAGCAGGAGTTGCTCCGATTTTTAAAAGGTCATCTGGCAGGCTATAAAATACCTGAGACGTTTGTGATCAGCAGCGAACTTCCACGGGGCGCAACCGGGAAAATTTTAAAGCGCATGTTGAAATAGGCGGGCATTCAACCCGCCTGTTTATTCATTTTTCAATTTCAGGTTAAATAAAAAGAGGTTTTTGTAGGTCTTTTATTCCGCCAAAATCAAACCCGGGCAGCTTTCCCCGCGGGGTGTAACAGGTGTGGAGAAGCTTTTTTGATTTTTCGCTTAGAGGATGTCCGAGAAATTCATCGTATATTTTTTTCACCGCCGGGTTTTCATGGGCCCGCCTTAATTCTCTGGAATAGTCTATTCGATCCAGGGCGTCGGCGCGGTTATGGCGATAATCCAGCGATATCTCTTTGTGCTCCCTGGTACCGAATATAGGCTGCCCTCCTCCCCCCACGCACCCGCCGGGACAGGCCATAATCTCCACGTAGTCGAACTTCTCGCCGGCCTTCATTCTGTCCAGCAGAATCCTGGCGTTACCCGTACCGTGAGCTATGGCCACCTTTATTGTACGGCCTTTTAATTCCACCAGGGCTTCTTTTATGCCGCTGAAACCGCGAAATTCCTCATAATCAAGGAGGTCAAGCTCCTTGCCGGTAGTGAGATAATAAGCCGTGCGCACTGCTGCCTCTATTACACCGCCCGTGGAACCGAAAATGGCTCCGGCACCGCTAGCTATACCCATTGGAGTGTCGTAGTCCTCATCAGGCAGTTCACGAAAATTTATGCCGGCCTGCCTGATCATCCTGGCCAGTTCCCTGGTAGTAAGGACCCAGTCCACGTCTTTGAACTTGCCGGTACCCATTTCCGGCCGGCTGGCCTCAAACTTTTTAGCCGTACAGGGCATGACGGCCACTACCACAATCTTCTCCGGGTCGAGGCCCTCCTTCTCTGCAAAGTAGGTTTTGGTCAGGGCACCGAACATTTCGTGGGGCGATTTGCAGGTGGAAAGGTTTTCAAGAAACTCCGGGTAAAAATGCTCGGCAAACTTTACCCAGCCCGGACTGCACGAGGAAAGCAAGGGAAGCCTTCCCCTCCCTTCCAGCCTTTCCAGCAGTTCGTAAGCCTCCTCCATTATCGTCAAATCCGCAGTAAAATCGGTAGCAAAAACCTTGTCGAACCCCAGGCGCCGCAAGGCCGCTACCACCTTTCCGGTAACCACCGTTCCCACCGGGTACCCGAACACCTCGCCTAGGGTTACCTGAATGGAAGGGGCGGTTTGTACCACCACGTATTTGTTTGGGTCTTCCAGTGCCTCCCAGACAGAATCAATACATTCTTTTTCGGTAAGTGAAGCGGTGGGGCAGGCAATGACGCACTGGCCGCAGGTGATGCAGGCCACCCGGGACAGATCCTGCATGAAAGCCGGTGCAATCACCGTGTCGTAGCCACGGTTCAGGGCGGAATATACGTTTACTTCCTGCACCTTGCTGCAGATGGCTTCGCACCGCCGGCACTTGATGCATTTGTTGTAGTCCCGGACAATGAAAGGATTTTTGTTCTGGACCGGAAGCATCTTCATCTCACCGGTATACCTGATGTTTCTTATGCCCAGGTTGTCCGTAAGATTTTGCAACTCGCAGTTAAGATTGCGGATGCAGGTTGTGCATTCCCGGTGATGATCAGAAAGGAGCAGTTCCACCATGGTCTTTCTCACCCGCCTGGCCCGCGGCGTGTTAGTGTATACCACCAGTCCCCCGGATGCGGGATAAACGCAGGAGGCCTGAAGGGTTCTGGTACCTTTCATTTCTATTTCCACCAGGCAGACCCGACAGGAGCCAATTTCATTTATCCGGCGCAGGTAGCAAAGGCTTGGTATTTCTATGCCGGCCAAGCGCGCCGCTTCCAGGACGCTCATGCCTTTTTCGGCCTCTACTTCCCGGCCGTCGATGATGAGCCTAATTTTCTCAACCTTTTTTTCGGGGTTGTCATAAAGTTGCCCGGTACTCCGGACCACCGGTCCCGGAGAAAATTCCCTCTTTTCCAATTCTCTTCACCTCCTTCCGGGCAGCTTTCATAATGGCGTTCCTGGGACATCTGGCCACGCAGGCGGCGCATTTCACGCATTTCTCAGGGTCTATCCGGTACGGCTTTTTCGGTTCTCCGTAAATGGCCTGTACAGTGCAGGCTTTGGCGCAGAGGCCGCAGGCTATGCATCTTTCTTCATCCACCCGGTAGTCAAGCAGGGCTTTGCATACACCAGCAGGACAGGTCTTGTCCATTACATGGGCAATGTACTCTTTCCTGAAATGCCGCAGGGTGGAAAGAACGGGGTTGGGTGCCGTTTGACCCAGGCCGCACAGGGAAGCATCGCGAATGTCGCCGGCCAGCTCCTCCAGTAAATCAAGGTCTTCCATTTCACCTTTTCCCCCGGTAATTATTCTAAGAATTTCCAGCAGCCTTTTTGTTCCGACACGGCACGGTGTACAGCGCCCGCACGATTCGTCCTGGGTAAATTCCAGGTAAAAACGGGCTATGTCCACCATGCAGTCGTCTTCGCTCATGACGATCATGCCCCCGGAACCCATTATCGATCCGATCTCTTTGAGAGATTCGTAGTCGACGGGCAGGTCCAGATATTTTTCCGGAATGCAACCGCCTGAAGGGCCGCCGGTTTGAACCGCTTTAAACTTTTTACCGCCGGTGATGCCGCCGCCGATGTCAAAGATGATGGTTTTCAGAGTGGTGCCCATGGGTACTTCAATAAGCCCGGTATTGTTTATTTTGCCGGCCAGGGAAAAGACCTTGCTTCCTTTGCTGCTGGCGGTACCATGCCCGTAATACCACTCCCACCCTTCCCTCAAGATGACTGGAATATTGGCGTACGTTTCCACATTGTTAATTAACGTGGGCTTGCCCCAGAGCCCTTCCTGGGCCGGATAAGGGGGACGCGGCCGCGGTTCGCCCCGCTGTCCCATCACCGATTGCAGGAGGGCAGTCTCCTCACCGCAGACGAAAGCTCCTGCACCAAAGCGAAGGTCAATATCGAATTCAAATGTGGTGCCGAAAATTCCCCTGCCCAAAAGGCCTGCCTCTTTGGCCTGATTAATGGCTATCTCCAGCCTTTCCACGGCAATCGGGTATTCTGCCCGCACATAGATGTAACCCTGCCCGGCACCTGTACAGTAACCCGCAATGGCCATTGCCTCCAGAACGCTATGCGGATCACCTTCCAGGATACTGCGGTCCATGAACGCTCCCGGGTCTCCCTCGTCGGCGTTGCAGACGACAAACTTGGGAGTAACATTCTGGGCCGCAGCAAGCTCCCATTTCCTTCCGGTGGGAAAGCCAGCCCCGCCTCTGCCTCTTAGGCCAGATTTTATGACCGTATCTATTACTTCCTGAGGCTTTTTATTCAAGACTACATCGGCCAGGGCAAAATAACCGTCCCGCGCAATGTATTCCCCTATTTCCTCGGGATTTATTACGCCGCAGTTGCGCAGGACAATCCTTTTTTGAGCTCTAAAGAAATGAATGTCTTCTATGCCGGGCGTCCTTTTGCCCGTTACTTTATCCTCGAATAAAAGCCTTTCCACAATCCTCCCGTTGACCAGATGGGCTTCAACCAACTTCCCGGTGTCCTCCGGCCTTACCTGACAGTAAAAAACTCCCCCGGGGTGAACCATGACAATTGGCCCCTGCTGGCAGAAACCGAAACAGCCGGTTTTAAACAATTTTATATTTTCCTCGAGGCCGCGTTTATAAATCTCCTCCTGCAAAGCCTGCCGCAAGATCTGGCTATCAGCGGAAGTACAGGCGGTTCCTGAACAAACCATTACCTGGGTCAGGCCAAGTCCGTTGCTATGCCCCATTCTTTGCTTGATCAGAGGGTAGTATTTTTCCTTCACTGCTCTGAGATCATCAATGCTTTTGATTCTCATTTTTTTCACCTTTCCGGCAATTTTTAATTAATTCCTGGATCTTGCCCGGGTCTACCATGCCTTGAACCTTACCGTTCACCGCCAGAATTGGCGCCAACCCGCAGGCCCCAACACAGCGGGTGCTTTTTAAGGTAAACAGCCCGTCGGGGGTAGTTTCCCCCTCATCTATTTTTAACCGCTTCTTTAGGGCATCCATAACCTGCTGGGCCCCCTTGACGTAACAGGCGGTACCCATACAAACATTGATTATGTATTTTCCCTTCGGTCTGGTGGAAAAAAGGGAATAAAAAGTTACCACCCCGTTTACTTCCGCCACCGGAACCCTTAATCTTTCGGCTATAAAAGCCTGTACATCATCTGGCAGGTATCCGAAAATATCCTGCGCTTTTTGCAGGATTCTGATCAACTGTCCTTTATCCCCGGCAAGACTTTCTATAATAAGGTTTAATTCATTAAAATTTTTATCCCGTTCATCATCCTGCAGTTCCCTGCCAATCCGTTCAACCGCCGGAATTGGCTTAATACTTTCGGTCTTTACGGTTTTTTCATTTTGTTCCATTGCAGCACCTCCTGCCTGTCTCAACAATATTGTTTTATTTTCGCCATCTTTTATGCCCAAAAAAACTGCCCCCCTGAAGGCAGTTTCTCAGTTATTCCTGTTTTAAGCTCAAGATGCGTTCTACCGGGACAAGGTTTGCCGGTGCACGGACGGATCATCCGCCATCTTGTGAAACATCTTCACGGCCGTTTTTTTGCCGGCAAGAACGCAGAGCAGGATTATCACCGAAATAATAATTATTGTGCCGCCGGGGGCCAAATTCAGATAAAATGAGGCAAAAATACCAGACAGGACGGAGGCAAGGCTGAACCCTACGGACAGGAAAAAAGCCTCTCTAAAGCTTCTGGCCAACTGCAGGCTGGCTGCAACCGGAAGCACCATGAGAGATGATACCAGCAGTATGCCTACCACCCTCATTGATATGGCAATGGTCATTGCCGTCAATAAAGTAAAGCCAACGCTGATTTTTCTGACGGCAATGCCTGAGGCGGCCGCCGTATCCTCATCAAGCGTGATAAAATAAAGTTCCTTAAAGAACAGAATGATCAGGCCGGTGGCCGTTATACCGATAATAATAATCAGCCAGAAATCAGTTTTGTCTATTAATACTATGCTGCCAAATAAATAGCTTAAGACGCTGGCATTAAATCCCCTTCCCAGGCTGAGGAGCACTGCCCCCAGCGACAGCCCTGCCGAAAGCATTACGGCAATGGAAAGCTCGGAATAGGTCCGGTAATTTTCCCTTAGTTTTTCAATCAAGACGGCTCCTGAAAGTGAGAAAAAAGAAGCCGCGATAAGCGGATTGACACCTGTCAGCAGACCTGCTGCTACCCCCGCCAGCGATATATGGGAAAGGGCGTCGGCAATTAGAGAAAGACGCCTGAGCACTATAAAAATTCCGATTGACGGACAGGTAACCCCAACCACCAAGCCAACAATAAAAGCTTTATTCATATAACCGTACTGAAAAATGTCCAACCTGTTTCCCCCGCTTCAGGCAGTCCAGATCCTTTTTCTGCACGTTTCGTATTCAAATGCCCCGTTTTCATCAAAATTATAGCAACAAGAGCATATGTGCTTATCAAGGCAAACCTGACGGTCCACCACGGATGAAATTGCTTCCAGATCATGAGAGACAAGCAACAGCGTTATGGCGTTTTTTTGGATGAGTTCTTTTAACAGGGAGTAGAATTTTGCCTGGGATTCCGGATCCATGCCCGCCGTGGGTTCGTCAAGAAGAAGCAGGTCCGGCCGGCTTGCCAGAGCTCTGGCAATAAATACCTTTTGCTGCTGTCCTCCGGAAAGCGAACCGATCGCTTCCCGGCGGTATTTTTCCATACCAAGCACGGCTAAAGCCTCGCTAACGATCATCCGGTCCTCCCTGTTTAAAGCCCTGAAGAGCCCCCGGCCGGCTATTCGCCCTGATAAAACAATTTCTTCAACAGTCGAGGGAAAACCGGAATTAATAATAGAAACCTTCTGGGCTACATAGCCAATCCGGCCGCGCTCTTTAAAGTTTTTACTGTCCCGGCCGAAAATTCTTATGTTGCCGGCATCAGGTTTTAACAGTCCTGCCACCAGCTTTAAAAGAGTGCTCTTCCCGGAACCGTTCGGACCTGTTATTCCGACCGATTCACCACATTTTACAGTCAGGCTTATATTTTTCAAAACGGGGTGACACCCGTAACTAAAACTTACCTTATCCAGTTCTAAAGCAATTGTATTTTTTTTCATGGCCTTACCTCGAGCCCTTTTTGCAAATTAGCCAGGTTTTTCCTCATGATTGAAAGGTAATCCTCCCCCCTGTTTAATTCATCCTGAGTTAACCCTCCAACCGGATTTAAAACCAAAGTTTGGGCGCCCGCCTCGCCTGCAATAATCTGGGATATTTTGGGACTCACCAGCGTTTCAAAAAAAATGTAGTGTATGTTTTTTTCCTTTGCTATTTTCACCACTTCGGCCATTCTGGCCGGGGTCGGCTCTACCTCCGGGGATAAACCGCGTACCGGTATCTGAATCAGGCCGTAACGCTTTGCCAGGTATCCGAAAGCGGCGTGAGAGGTAATAAATTCTCTCAGTGGCGCATTAGCCAGCCCTTTTTTATATTCACCGTCCAGTTCCTCTAGTTTTTTGCGGTAACCCAGAGCGTTAGCATCGTAAAATTCCTTGCTTGCAGGATCAGCTTTGGCCAGGCCGGCGCAAATGTTTTCAACCATCTGCATGGCGTTTACAGGATCAAGCCAGATATGCGGATCGATATTGTGCCTTTTACCGTTAACGCTTCCCGCACTGCTGTCAGTGTCTGGAAATTCTGCGCCATCCGATTCTTCGTCAGTTAAGGTAATGAGTTGAATATTCCGGCTTGCATCCACCACAACGGTCCTTTGCTTGTCTATTCCATTTATTGCCTTCTCAATCCATTCTTCCATTCCTGCCCCGCAGTATATGAAGACATCCGCTTTTTGAATTTCGGCCAGGTCCCTGGGAGTAGGTTCCCATCCGTGCGGCTCTGACCCAGGTGCCACCAGGCACAAAACTTCTGCTTTTTCCCCGGCAATATTTCTTGTGAAATCATATAGCGGGTAAATTGTTGTAACTATTTTTAACTTGCGATCGCCTTGATCTGTTGTAGCTGCAATGTTTTTTTGATAGCCGCTTACGCAACCGGCCTGGGTCAGACCAAGAATCAGTACCATCAACAGTACGGCTGTAACGCACCTGGGCTTTTTCATATGCAAACCTCCCGCAAAATTTGCTTTTCTTAGAAATCCGGTTTAAAAAGCCAAATTGCGCTTATTCTTGGTCATCCGTACCTTCAAATGTGCCTGGTTCCGTACCCTCCGGCTGATGCCTGCAAATTTTACAGTAACCGAAAAGCTCGAAGCTGTGCCTTCTTATTTCAAATTTCTTTTCCTCTTCTATTTTTTTTATATCTACTGACTTGAACGGGCAGAATTCAATTGCCTCCGCCGCACCGCACTTTAAACATATCAAATGGTGGTGGTGCTCCCCGTAATTAAGCTCATAGCGGTTTTTGCCGTCCTGCAGGTTTAATTTGCTCACAATTTCCAAATCGGTAAGGACCTGCAGGTTGCGGTAGACCGTATCCAAGCTGATATGTGGATATTTTTCAATTACTTTTTTGTGAATTTCTTCAGCGCTTTGCGGAATATTTATGCCGCTTCCCAGCAAAGCATTCAATATTTCCTGTCTTTGAGGGGTTATTTTATAGCCGCTCTTGCGCAGCCTTTCAAGTACCTGGCTCCCCTTCACCGGGATCCCTCCTAAATAATATAT
The window above is part of the Pelotomaculum thermopropionicum SI genome. Proteins encoded here:
- the AraJ gene encoding arabinose efflux permease, with protein sequence MVLGNSMIIPVLPDIRNALNLNQVEVSLIITLFSLPAGITIPVAGFLSDRYGRKNVIIPALIAYGTGGVIAALAPVFLANKAFPLILAGRVVQGIGAAGTAPIAMTLCGDIFQGKERSRSLGAIESSNGLGKVISPVLGSAVGLISWYAAFAFFPAVVIPVIIAVWLIVREPESVNRQQKIKEYFKSFKETVKNRAGLLLASYLSGAAVLMILFGVLFFLSEYLEQRFGLDGIKKGIVLSVPVLFMSITSFITGFIIKKKKTLMKLTTVAGLATITIPLSLLPFTSSQVAYLIAFSLTGVGAGMVLPCLNMLVTSAAPTEERGLVTSLYGSVRFFGVAFGPPACGFLMTRSTGLLFWSSAALSLLACLFVLMLLKTQGRTEEQKKGNLFIFSPAVARKPLK
- a CDS encoding serine protease inhibitor translates to MDKIKSAYEMALQRFNQRKEVPQSEIERMEYEPAGKALAARFLREKDFDLLAEIGKYPENVRQYVIEGAQETFLNNIYLPVDRLSLESSQKAMKGLSLLKKDRQSLEKAYSQLKYLFQYYEQALAQTYSQFKEGFAAKINATVKSLERRTGTKLKADPEKQPGFREEWSKVLSMLNSQYEVPLKEQKERLRNIK
- the TagG gene encoding ABC-type polysaccharide/polyolphosphate export systems, permeasecomponent; translated protein: MMQHCLSKLVWQVFKRNFMVYRKTWRVSISFNFFEPLFYLGALGFGLGAYVQPMEGIPYLNYLAPGLIASSAMFATSYECTYGIFIRLEFQKIYQAIIATPAGIEDVVAGDMLFGAFKAVLYGTVILLVVASVGLVSSPWALLVPPLMAISGLLFAAISMTWTGLVPNIDSFNYFFSLIMTPLFLFSGVFFPLTGMPGYVQKMAWISPLYHVVNLTRGLVTGNLSPALLGDFLWILISTVLLIPVPVILLRRLVIK
- the CcmA gene encoding ABC-type multidrug transport system, ATPase component, with the translated sequence MDNVIDARNIVKEYNGKRVVKEISFCVKPRECFGLLGPNGAGKSSTVKMIYCFTSITAGTLLVLGMDVRTRPRDIKRRIGVVAQDNNLDPDLTVLENLLVYAGFFDIPARTALGKAEELLDFFDLTGYKKEKVDKLSGGMKRRLAIARALINSPEILVLDEPTTGLDPQARHLVWQRLRKLKENGVTLLLTTHYMEEASQLCDRIVFIDDGKILEEGPPHQLIKKHIGEQILEIGRGAELMEKIVFTAGDKIKGYMVIGDTLFIYPSDGQSLMEALRPLALQFSYQTMRYATLEDVFLKLTGKELAG
- the CaiC gene encoding acyl-CoA synthetases (AMP-forming)/AMP-acid ligases II: MQRGLAKGDRVIIALPNCPEFIYSYLGAARAGGIAVPLNLLHTPRELAFIIKDSGAKFLITNQFIGQQIKQLPNLDLTVTILDENSIKEILSSPPAAFPEVKSEDTCTFLYTSGTTGQPKAVMLSHDNLIGNVISMDEAAKFGRDENFLVVLPMFHSFGWSTSVLLPLYIGCTATIIDTFRPKELLQILSKERITIFCGVPSMFTVLLKTRRQTTFPTLKYAISGGDSISEEHMLAFEKLFNFPVIEGYGLSEASPVVCLNPLYGVRKIKSIGVPLPGVEVKVADDDDRELPSGEIGELLVKGPNVMKGYYNREEETRSALKGGWLHTGDLAYRDQDGYFYIVGRKKELIITSGFNVYPKEVEEVLTAHPTVAEAAVIGVPHPVKGESIKAFIVPEEGRTPDKQELLRFLKGHLAGYKIPETFVISSELPRGATGKILKRMLK
- a CDS encoding hypothetical hydrogenase subunit (containing COG3383, Uncharacterized anaerobic dehydrogenase, COG1034 NADH dehydrogenase/NADH:ubiquinone oxidoreductase 75 kD subunit (chain G)), with the translated sequence MEKREFSPGPVVRSTGQLYDNPEKKVEKIRLIIDGREVEAEKGMSVLEAARLAGIEIPSLCYLRRINEIGSCRVCLVEIEMKGTRTLQASCVYPASGGLVVYTNTPRARRVRKTMVELLLSDHHRECTTCIRNLNCELQNLTDNLGIRNIRYTGEMKMLPVQNKNPFIVRDYNKCIKCRRCEAICSKVQEVNVYSALNRGYDTVIAPAFMQDLSRVACITCGQCVIACPTASLTEKECIDSVWEALEDPNKYVVVQTAPSIQVTLGEVFGYPVGTVVTGKVVAALRRLGFDKVFATDFTADLTIMEEAYELLERLEGRGRLPLLSSCSPGWVKFAEHFYPEFLENLSTCKSPHEMFGALTKTYFAEKEGLDPEKIVVVAVMPCTAKKFEASRPEMGTGKFKDVDWVLTTRELARMIRQAGINFRELPDEDYDTPMGIASGAGAIFGSTGGVIEAAVRTAYYLTTGKELDLLDYEEFRGFSGIKEALVELKGRTIKVAIAHGTGNARILLDRMKAGEKFDYVEIMACPGGCVGGGGQPIFGTREHKEISLDYRHNRADALDRIDYSRELRRAHENPAVKKIYDEFLGHPLSEKSKKLLHTCYTPRGKLPGFDFGGIKDLQKPLFI